Proteins co-encoded in one Quercus robur chromosome 8, dhQueRobu3.1, whole genome shotgun sequence genomic window:
- the LOC126695787 gene encoding receptor-like protein 7, translated as MGCLIICLSQLFFLVFLLHSQPTSSSSFSSSSTLSCSQEQSSALLKFKQLHSYPTSSSSKYSDDCDQKKESWKEGRDCCSWDGVTCDTMGRDVIGLDLSCSELQGTIHSNSSLFLLPNLQQLNLAFNCFNSPISSGFGQFAKLEKLDLSSSQFSGQVPHELSKLSKLSSLDLSNNKQVSLNTSVMRRLVQNLTKLRELRLDGVQMSLVLLDSLMNLSSSLTVLSLNGCGLHGNLPYNIFRLPNLRELSLICNPELRGAFPTTNWSNPLMFLDVSTTGFSGPLPNFIDNLKFLKHLGLSQCNFNGLIPASFGNLTQITELDLSGNNFVGELPSSLSNLKNLSFLNLRCNKLSGSIPESFGNLTKVTYCYLSSNSFIGHIPSSLSNLKDLTFLDLGGNNFEGTLPDFLTKLTKLTNLDLNSNHLIGQIGEFQNAKSLEILLLYNNRLNGSVPKSISNLVKLQKLDISSNNLSGTIEFDMFSKLNVIDFLDLSYNSLSLSINNNLKYTFPKLKYLKLASCNITKFPYLRTLFLDTLDLSNNRIKGQVPKWMFKELGNLKSLNLSHNSLTSIEQIPGENLENLDLHANFLQGTFPVPPSSVVFFSISNNKLTGEIPSSICNLTLQILDISFNNLTGTIPRCLGYLSDFLSVMDLRTNRFHGTIPEMFAKCKSLRTLVFNHNQLEGSLPQSLVNCKKLEVLDFGNNKITDSFPYWLEALPKLQVLVLRCNRFYGQIEDFKANSSFAMLRIIDLSQNNFMGHLTSNFFEGLKAIKIVNESEVSLKYIGEDYYQDSVMVVWKGHERMLERILTIFTTIDLSCNKFHGQIPKVLGKLQFLRELNLSHNSLTGYIPSSLGNLLLLESLDLSSNMLNGSIPMQLTSLTFLAVLNLSQNKLIGPIPQGLQFNTFQNNSYIGNKGLCGFPLSKKCRIVEPPSSEEDNDLKFTSGFGWKAVMMGYGCGFVYGIAMGYLVSKSRKPQWLVSLVGISCFQV; from the exons ATGGGTTGCTTAATAATATGTCTCTCTCAACTCTTTTTCCTCGTGTTTCTCTTGCATTCTCAACCTACTTCTTCATCATCTTTCTCCTCTTCTTCTACACTATCGTGTTCCCAAGAGCAGAGCTCAGCGTTGCTCAAATTTAAGCAACTTCATTCTTAtccaacttcttcttcttccaaatATTCTGATGACTGTGATCAAAAGAAAGAGTCTTGGAAGGAGGGCAGAGATTGTTGCTCATGGGATGGGGTTACGTGTGATACAATGGGGAGAGACGTGATTGGCCTTGACCTTAGTTGCAGTGAGCTTCAAGGCACCATTCATTCCAATAGTAGCCTCTTTCTTCTCCCTAACTTGCAACAGCTCAACCTTGCTTTCAACTGCTTCAATTCACCGATTTCATCTGGCTTTGGTCAGTTTGCTAAGTTGGAAAAACttgatctttcttcttctcagTTTTCTGGTCAAGTCCCACATGAACTATCCAAACTCTCCAAACTGTCCTCACTAGATCTCTCAAACAATAAACAAGTTAGTCTCAATACATCTGTCATGAGGAGGCTTGTTCAAAATCTGACCAAGCTAAGAGAACTCCGTCTTGATGGTGTTCAGATGTCACTTGTTTTGCTTGATTCTTTGATGAATCTGTCCTCTTCTTTGACAGTCCTTAGTCTCAATGGTTGTGGATTGCATGGCAACTTACCATATAACATTTTCCGCCTACCAAACCTAAGGGAGCTCAGTTTAATTTGTAATCCTGAACTCAGAGGGGCTTTCCCAACGACAAATTGGAGCAATCCCTTGATGTTTTTGGATGTCTCTACCACAGGTTTCTCAGGACCATTGCCAAATTTCATTGACAATCTAAAATTCTTAAAGCATTTGGGATTATCTCAGTGCAATTTCAATGGCTTGATACCTGCGTCATTTGGTAACCTTACGCAAATTACTGAATTAGATTTATCAGGTAACAATTTTGTTGGTGAGTTGCCATCATCACTTTCAAACCTCAAGAACCTGTCCTTCTTGAATCTCCGATGCAACAAGTTAAGTG GATCAATACCCGAGTCCTTTGGAAACCTCACGAAAGTTACTTATTGTTACCTTTCATCTAACAGCTTCATTGGCCACATTCCATCATCACTCTCAAATCTAAAGGATCTCACTTTTCTGGACCTCGGAGGCAACAATTTTGAAGGTACACTTCCAGATTTTTTGACCAAGCTCACAAAACTCACAAATTTAGACTTAAATTCTAACCACCTTATTGGTCAAATTGGTGAATTCcaaaatgccaagtcattggAGATTCTTTTGTTATATAATAACAGGCTAAATGGCTCTGTTCCAAAGTCAATCTCAAATCTGGTGAAACTTCAGAAGCTTGATATTTCTTCAAATAATCTGAGTGGCACTATAGAATTTGATATGTTCTCAAAGCTCAATGTAATCGATTTTCTAGACCTATCCTATAACAGTCTGTCTTTGAGCATCAACAACAATTTAAAGTATACCTTCCCCAAACTTAAATACTTGAAACTAGCATCTTGCAACATAACTAAATTTCCGTACTTAAGAACCTTGTTCTTAGACACCTTAGACCTATCTAACAATAGGATCAAAGGCCAAGTCCCAAAATGGATGTTTAAAGAGCTAGGGAATTTGAAATCATTAAATCTTTCTCATAACTCTCTGACAAGTATAGAGCAAATTCCAGGAGAGAATTTAGAAAATCTTGATCTTCATGCCAACTTTCTTCAAGGAACTTTTCCTGTTCCACCATCTTCCgtggttttcttttctatctcaaaCAATAAATTGACTGGGGAAATACCTTCTTCAATTTGCAATCTAACCCTCCAAATCCTTGATATCTCCTTTAACAATCTAACTGGTACGATTCCACGATGTTTGGGATACTTGAGTGATTTTCTCTCGGTGATGGATTTGCGAACAAATAGATTCCATGGAACCATCCCTGAAATGTTTGCAAAGTGCAAAAGCTTGAGAACTCTTGTCTTTAATCACAATCAATTGGAAGGGTCATTACCACAATCTTTGGTCAATTGTAAAAAGTTGGAAGTTCTAGACTTTGGAAATAACAAAATAACTGATTCATTCCCCTATTGGTTGGAAGCGCTTCCAAAGCTACAAGTTCTTGTCTTGAGGTGCAATAGATTTTATGGCCAAATTGAAGATTTCAAGGCCAACTCATCTTTTGCTATGTTGCGAATAATTGACctttctcaaaataattttatgggtCATTTAACTTCCAATTTTTTTGAAGGATTGAAAGCTATAAAAATAGTCAATGAAAGTGAAGTTTCATTGAAATATATTGGGGAAGACTATTACCAAGACTCAGTAATGGTGGTATGGAAAGGGCATGAACGTATGCTAGAGAGAATCTTAACCATCTTCACTACCATTGACCTCTCATGCAACAAGTTCCATGGGCAAATTCCAAAAGTACTTGGAAAACTTCAGTTTCTTCGAGAGCTCAACCTCTCCCACAATAGCCTAACTGGCTATATCCCATCATCGTTGGGAAATTTGTTGCTACTTGAATCCTTAGACCTCTCTTCAAATATGCTCAATGGCTCCATTCCAATGCAATTAACAAGTTTAACATTTTTAGCTGTTTTAAACCTTTCACAAAACAAACTTATAGGACCCATACCTCAAGGCCTACAATTTAATACATTTCAAAACAACTCATACATTGGGAACAAAGGATTGTGTGGATTTCCATTGTCCAAGAAATGTAGGATTGTTGAGCCACCATCATCTGAAGAGGACAACGATTTAAAGTTTACAAGTGGATTTGGTTGGAAGGCTGTGATGATGGGGTATGGATGTGGATTCGTGTACGGGATAGCTATGGGATATCTTGTTTCCAAGTCTAGAAAACCTCAATGGCTTGTAAGCTTGGTTGGGATATCTTGTTTCCAAGTCTAG